The nucleotide window GGCCGCACGCCGCCGTCCGTTTGACTGCCGTTGCCCCTGCGCGCTACCCGCGGGGCATGCGCCTCTTCCTCGCCGCCATCCTCACGCTCTCGATCGGCGCTCGCGCGACGTGCGCGCAGCCGCATCCGACGATCCCGGGCAGCACCTGGCACGCGAAATCGATCAGTGGCAGCGCGCTGCTCTTCATCGTCGACGAGATCGGCGTCCACTTTCGCGCCGACGGCACGTTCACGGCCACGGCGCGCTTCCTCGACGGCCAGACGACGCAGAAGAACGGCACCTACGTGATCGGCCCGGGCGGCTCCCTCACCCTCACGGTGCCGGGTCTCGGCAAGCCACAGCGCGTGCACTACTACGAGGACGTCGGGACTCTGGTCATGCAGGATCCCGGCTTCGGCGTCAGCTTGCGTCTGCAGCCCGGCCCGATGAAACGCCCGAGCTGGTTCTAGGCTACCGAGCCGATCACCACGTCGACGAGCTCGCGCGGGTCGTCGACGATGCGCTCCGGGTTGGCGGCGCGCAGCGCCGCCGGGACGAGGCCCCACCCGACGCCGCAGAAGGCCGTTCCACCGGCGACGGCTGTCGCGAGATCGACGGTCGAGTCGCCGACGAGAAGCGTGCGTTCGCATGACGTGCCCGTGAGGCCGCGAAGGTAGTCGAGCCCCGCGGGGTCGGGCTTGCGCGACGGGAGGGAGTCGCCGCCGATCACGTCGCAGAACATCGTGGCGACACCCAGTCCGGATAGGATCGTGCGGCTCATCGCAACGGGCTTGTTGGTGAGAACCGAGAGCGCCGCGCCGCTCGCCGCGAGGGCGGAGAGCGCCTCGGGGACTCCGGGGTAGAGACGCGTGCGGTCGAGCAAGTGATCGGCATAGTAGGCGAGGAAGCGGGCGACTCCCTCGTCGACCAGGCCGGCGTGCGACTCGCCGAGCGCCCGGCTGACGAGCCGGCGCGCACCCTCTCCGACCAGCGCATACACCGACTCGGGCGCGATCGGCGCGAAGCCGAAGCTCTCGAGCACGTGGTTGGTCGCCCCGGCGAGATCGGCGCGCGAGTCGATCAGCGTGCCGTCGAGGTCGATCGCGACGTGCTCGTAGCGAAGCCGGCGGGGCCGCGTCACCCGCGCCGAGGGCTCACGCCGAGAACGAGGACCCGCAGCCGCAGGTCTGCTTGGCGTTCGGATTGACGAACTTGAAGCCCCCGCCCGAGAGGCTGGAGACGTAATCGATCTGGATGCCCCGCAGGTATTGGGCGCTGGTCGGGTCGACCCGGACCTCGAAGCCGTCGTACGCGACGACCTCGTCGCCTTCCTGGGTCTGGTCGTCGAAGTCGAGCTGGTAGCTGAAGCCGGAGCAGCCCCCGCCCACCACCGCCACCCGCAGGGCATGGGCGTCGGACAACCCCTCTTTGACTCGAATCTTCTTCACCATTTCCGCCGCTGGGGCGGTCAGGGTCACCACGGGTTCGGCCATGCATCGACGATAAGAGTGGCCCGGCAGCAAGTCAACGCACTGCAAGGATTTGTGACGGCACCCGCCCAGGAGTCGGGGGGTCGTGCCGAAAGACCGGATCGTGCGGTGTTGCCAGAATTGCCCTGGCATGATTGCACAGGGTCACCCTCCCCCCCTGGCATAGGGGTTGCTCCCCTACCGAGACCATCGCATGCACACGGTCGACCCAGCGCGACACAGGGGTGCCCACAAGGGTGCTCCACTCGAGGCCTTCTCCCGCACGGAGAAGATCATCGCGTTCTGTCGCGTCCTGCTGGCGCTCGCCACCACGGCGATCGTCATCGTCGACCCGAAGCAGCCCTCGTTCGCGCCCGACGTGGCGGTAGTCGTCCTCGTCGCCTACCTCCTCTACAGCGTCGTCCTCTTCGTCCTGGTCCGCGGCGAGCACGTGCGCCAGGAGCGGGTGGGCGCGTTCTCGGCGGCCGCCGACATCGTCTGGGTGAGCTTCATCACCATCTTCACCGAGCGCGGTGCGAGCCCGTTCTTCATGCTCCACGTGTTCCTCATCTCCAGCGTCAGCGTCCGCTGGGGTCTCGCCGCGACGGTGCGCGTGACCGTCCTGCTCGCAGCCCTCTACCCGGCCGTCATGTGGTTCGCGGGGCACATCCTCGGCTCGGACGACCTCGTGCTCCACCGCGCCCATCTCGTCCGCCCGGTCTACCTGCTCGTCATCGGGTATCTGATCGGGTACCTCGGCGAGCACGAGCGCCGCTCGAAGCGGAAGCTGGGTTTGCTTCTCGACCTCACCTCGGTCGTGCGCCGAACGCCGCCGACCGGCCGCACGCTCACGCAGCTCATGCGCCGGGTGCTCCGCTTCTTCGACGCGCAGCAGACGATCCTCGTGCTGCGCGATCCCGAGAGCGGCCGGTACTTCACGTGGAGCGTCACACGGCGTTCCGGCCACGTGCGCGTCGGCCTTCGCATCACCGAGGACGACCCGTACGCGCTCCCCTTCGCCGCCGAGAGCGAGGGCTTCGTCGCCAACGACCTGCGACCCGGGCGGCGTAGCGCGCTCTGCTACGACGTCATCACGAGCGGCATCACCCGCCGCGCCATTCCCGCCGACGTCCCGCTGCCCGGCGACGGCGCGCAGGCTCTCCTCGTCGCCCCGGTGCTGATCCAGCGCACGCTGCGGGGACGCGCCGTCGTCGCACGCGAGACGCGCCGCAAGTTCACGCGGGACGACCTCGAGTTCCTGCTCGTGCTGGTCGGCCAGGCGGCCGCCGGGTTCGAGACCGTCCGCCTCCAGACGAAGGCCGAAGAGGTCGCCGTCCTCGAAGAGCGCGCCCGCATCGCGCGCGACCTCCACGACGGCTTCATTCAGGCGCTGGCCGGCATCGACCTCCGGGTCGAGGCGTGCAAGCTGCACCTCCAGCGCGATCCGAGCCGCGTCCCGCGCGAGCTCGAGGAGCTGCACCAGGCGGTCGATCGCGGCTATCGCGAGGTGCGCCACTACCTCACCGTGCTGCGCACCGCGAGCCGGCAGGCCGACGACTTCGGGACGACGCTCGATCGCCTCGCCGCGGAGTTCTCGATCCGCGAGCGGCTCCGCGTCTACCTCTCGCGACCGCCCGCCGATCCGGGCCTGCCGACGTCGACCGCCTACGAGCTGACCCAGATCGTGCGCGAGGCGCTGCACAACGCCGTCCGCCACGGCCGCGCCACGCAGGCGATCGTGAAGCTCGCCGCGCGGCCGTCGCACGTCTATCTCGTCGTGCGCGACAACGGCCAGGGCTTCAATGGCAACGGCAGCGTCGACCCGGATGGATTTCTCGCACCCGCAGCCTCGCCGTGGTCGATCCGCGAGCGGGCGGCCGCACTCGGAGGATCGCTACGCGTATGGACACGTCCGAACGAAGGAGCCGAGATCTCGCTCATGATACCGGTTTCGCAAGGGGGGAGCCGATGAGCATGCCGCACCGCAAGCAACGCGTGGTGATCGTCGACGATCACACCCTCTTCCGCGAGGGCTTGAAGACGATCCTCGCCACCGAGGACGACATCGAGGTGGTCGCCGACCTCGACAGCGCCGAGGACATCGTCGAGCTCGTCTGGCAGACGCGCCCCGATCTCCTGCTCCTCGACATCCGCATGCCGCACGGCAGCGGGCTCGACGCGATCCCCGCCGTGCTGAAGATCAACCCGAACACCCAGGTCCTGGTCCTCACGGCGTCGGACGAGAAGGAGGAGCACGTCCGCGCCTTCCGCCTCGGCGCCAAGGGCGTCATCCTGAAGGACTCCGCGCGCCAGACGCTCATGCAGGCCATCCGCACTGTCTGCCGCGGCGAGATGTGGATGGACCCGCGCATGTCGAGCGCCCTGGTCGACGAGCTCTCGCACCTGGGCGGCGACGGCGACGTCACCAGCCTGCGGCACGAGAACGGCCTCACCGAGCGCGAGCTCGAGATCGTTCGCCTGGTCGCGTCGGGCTACAAGAACAAGGAGGTCGGCACCTCGCTCTCGATCAGCGAGCGCACGGTGAAGACGCACCTGACGAACATCTTCCAGAAGCTCGGCGTCCGTGATCGCGTGGGGCTCGTCATGTACGCCTTGAAGCACGGGCTGACGGGTGCGGCCGCATCGTAGGCAGCGCCACTCGTTCACCTTGACTCGGACGCGACGCGCCGGGTAGCGCTTCATCGTGATGCGCCGGCGGTTGCGACGAAGCATGTGCATGGCGGCCCTCGCACTCGCCGCCGTTGCGCCCGCCGCCCGTGGAGAGCTCGTCCCCTGCGGATCAGCGGACGTACCGGCCGTTGCCGGCGCGATCGCCCGCATCGAGGCGAGCCGCGATCCCTGTGGGCGGTCGCCTGAGATTGCGGCGATCCTCGACACGGTCCGCCGTTGTCCCACCCGCTATCGGATCTGCGCCGCCACCGGTCTCAGCCGCAACGAGCTCGATCTTCCAATCGACGAAGACGGCCGGCCGCTGCCGCGCACCATCAGCTGGAACCCGACGCTGCGCACCGTGCTCGAACCCACCAGCGCCGCCGTGCCGCGCGATCCGACCGCGTCGTTGCTCCACGAGCTCGCGCACGCGGCCGACGATTGCCGCGGCCTCGATCCCGGCGAGCGCGAGATGGAAGCCGTCTCGATCGAGAACGTCTACCGCCGTGCGGCCGGGCTTCCGCAACGGATGGCCTACGGCGATACCCCCCTTCCCCAGCCTCTGGTCATGGAGTGCGCGCCCGGTCGCTGCCCGTGCTCCGCGCCCGTTCACGCGGCGCCTGGTGCCGGCATCCGTGCCCGCACGTCGGACAGCGACCGGGCGGCAGGTGATGCGGTCCTGGTGGCGCCCTACCGGCAAAGCGTACCGAGGTTCACCCACTCGCCGTCGTTGCACAGGTAGGTCGAACCGGAACGGCAGACGGTCGAGCTGCTCGATACCGTCGCGCCGTCGAACATGCACGTGCGGCCGGACGGAGCCACCTTGATCGGCGAGTCACCGACGCTGCACGGAATCCCGAGCGTCGCCCACGTCCCGTCCTCGCAGCGGAACTGCTTGCCCGACTGACAGCTCGCAGCGCCGGTCGAGAACGAGATCCCGTCGAACAGGCACGTGCGCGACGGCCTCGTCGCGACGTCACCCGTGCAGGCCGCGCCCGTCGCGCGCCAGTCGCCGTCGTCGCAGCGGAACTGTCCTCCGGTCTGACACGCCGAGGCGCCGTCCGAGTACATCGTGCCGCGGTAGAAGCAGTGATCCCCGGCGAGCGCGGAATGTGTGGCACATCCCACGCCGAGCGCGAGCCCCAAGACGAGAATCGTCACGGTCTCTTTCGTGGTCATCGTACACTCCTCCTCGGTTGCGAGAGGGAGCAGCATCCGTGCCAGCGCGCCCGTGCCCCCCGCGCCACGACGTCGTGCGCATCCGTGGGCGTACTTTCTACATTCGGGCGTCGCGTGCCGGCCGCGTTGGCGGCGGACTAGCTCAATGTGGCGTCTCGCATGCGGGCCGGAACGTCGTCACCTCCATGTCGCGTCCGTTCGTCTCGATGGTCACCGCGCCGCAGCGATCCGTGCGAAGGACGCGGGCGCCCGCTCGCCGATAGCGCGCCACGACGTCGGAGGACGGATGACCGTAGCGGTTGTCGCTCCCGACCGACACGACCGCGATACGTGGCGCCACGGCCGACACGAAGTCGTCTCCACTCGACGTCGCGCTGCCATGATGCGGCACCTTCACGACCGCGGCGGCGATGGCTGGCCCGCCTCGAAGAAGGCGCTCCTCGGCGGCGGCTTCCACGTCGCCCGTGAGGAGCACCGCGACGTCGCCGTACCGGACCCGCAGGACGAGCGAGCCGTCGTTGAGCGACGGCGCGATCCATCCGGCTGGCGGGTGCACGACGTCCACGTCCGGAAAGCGTGGGACCGTGTCACCCGCGCGCAGGGCGCGCTCCGGCACGCCCGACACGGCGCACGCCTCCGCCAGCGCCCTCCAGGCGCTCCCGCGATCGGCGGCGCCGTTCCACCACAGCTCGCCCACCTCGAAGCTGCTGACCACGCGCGCCAGGCCCGACGCGTGGTCGGGGTGTGCATGCGTCATCACGACCGCATCCACCGAGGCGATCTTGCGAGTGCGCAGGAACGGCTCCACGACCGCCGATCCCGTGTCGAAGTCGGAACCGGGAAAGCCGCCCCCGTCGACCACGAGGACACGTCCGTCCGGCAGCTCGACGACCGCGGCGTCGCCCTGGCCGACGTCGAGAAACGTCACGCGCAAGCGGCCCGGAGCGCTCCGCTCGTGTACCCACCAGGCGATGTCGCCGAGGAGGACGAGCGCGACCACCACGAGCACGCCCCGCCGGCGTCCCGCCTCGAGCCAGAGCGTCGCCACGAGCGCGTAGCACGCGACCACCTCGACCGCGGTGGGGATGGGAGTCGCCACGGCCGCCATCGGAAAGCCACCGATCCGCTCGACGAGATCGACGCCGAGGGCGGTCGGCATCGCCGCCACCTGGAACAGCCACGCCGCCACCGACGGCACGAGCGGAGCCGCAAGCGCCGCAACCAGAGCCGGCACGAGGACGACGCCCCCGAAGAGCGGCACGACGAGCGGATTCGCGACGACCGCGGCCAGCGACACCTGATGGAAATGCAGCGCGGTCAGCGGCGCCGTCGCAACCCAGGCGGCGAACGACGCGCCGGCCGCAACGCGGAGCCGCGCCGTCCACGAACGACCGCCGGCGGAGCCGTGCGCTCGTCCCGCCCACAGCACGAGCGCCAGCACCGAGGCGAACGAAAGCTGGAACGAGATCTCCAGCGGCGCGCCCGGCCACTCGAGCGCGACCGCGATCGTCGCCAGCGCGAGCGCGCGCAGCGGGCGGGCATCGCGTCCGAGGACCGCCGCCGACACGACCGCGCAGGTCATGACGACCGAGCGCAAGGTCGCCGTTTCGAAGCCGGCGAGCGCCCCATAGAGCACCGTCGGCACGACGCTCGCGACCAGCGCCGCCTTTCGCACGTCGGTCGCGAGGAGCAGGCGCTCGCTGCGTCCCAGGAGCCACGCGATCGCAAGCGTCGCCGTCCCTGCGACGATCCCGACGTGCAGGCCGGAAACCGAGAGCACGTGGACGACGCCCGCACGGGTGAAGGCCAGGCGGAGGCGATCGTCGATCGAGCCTTCATCGCCCAGCACGAGCGCGGTGAGGACGGCGCGTACGTCCAGGCGCTGGACGTGTCCCAGCGCCGCGGCGACGCTGGCGCGCCACGCGTCGATTGCGTGCACGAACCCGGGGGTGGGCCGGGCCAGGCGCACGACCTCGGCCCCGTCCCAGACGCTCGCCGTGGACCGGATGCCGCGCCGTGCGAGATGCCCGAGGAAGTCGAAGCACCCGGGGTTCCCGAAGTTGCGCGGGCGGCGCAGCGTCGTCCATACGGCGATCCGCTCGCCGCGCGCGAGGTCGGGTGCAGCGCCACGGATGGTGAGACGGATGCGACCCGACGTGGGCTGCGGGCCGCCGCCGCGATCGACCGATTCGGCCACGACGATCACGACGGTTCGCCCCTGGCGTGCCGCGGGCACCGTGGCGACGCGTCCCACGAGGCGCGCGCGGACCGGAAGCGGAAGGTGCGCGACGTCACCCGGCGCGAGCGGTCGGCCGAGCGCCAGCGCGACGATCGCCCATCCCGCGGCCATGCCCGCGAGTCCCGCTACCGGAGCCACGAGCGCGCGCGACGGACGGTACCGGAGGGCCAGCGCGCACCCGGCGGCGCACGCGACCAATGCCGGCGCGGCGGCCCCCGTGTTCGCGAGCAGCTCGCCCGCGACGATCCCCGCCGCCACCCACTCGACCGCCGCGCGCACTCCCACCCCGTGCTCCTTTTCCCGGGCGGGCAGGCTCGTCGGTCGCTACTCCGCGAGCGCCTCCTTGATGCGGCCGGCGATCTCCGCGGTGATGCCAGTGAAGGCCGTGAGCTCCTCCAGCGTCGCCTCGCGAATGCGACGGACGCTGCCGAAATGTCGCAGGAGCGCGCGGCGCCGGCTCGGCCCGACGCCCGGAACGGCATCGAGGGGCGAGCGGAGCCGCGCGCGATCGCGCAGGCGGCGATGGTACGTGTTCGCGAACCGATGGGCTTCGTCCCTCGCACGCTGGAGGAGAAAGAGCGCCGTCGAGTTCGTCCGCAGGATCACGGGATTCTTGCGCCCGGGGAGAAAGACGCGCTCCGGGCGGCGCGCCACCTCGCGCGCGGTCGGGTCGCGCTCGACGCGCTCCTTGGCGAGGCCGATGACGGGAAGCTGGCCGAGCCCCACCTCCTCCAGCACCGCGCGCGCGGCACCGAGCTGGCCCGGCCCGCCGTCGATGACGAGGAGGTCCGGCAGGGGCTCGCGCTTCTCACCCTCCCGGAAACGCCGGCGCAGGACCTCCGCCATGGACGCGAAGTCGTCCGTCCCGACCACCGAGCGTATGCGAAAGCGCCGGTAGCCGTCCTTCCACGGCTGCCCATCGACGAAGGCGACGATGGCGCCGACCGACTCCCCGCCCTGGAACGTCGCAATGTCGATGCACTCGATACGCCGAGGAGGCTTCCGGAGATGGAGGCGTGTTTGCAGCTCGGCCACCTGCCGCGCACCCTCGGCGGCGGCCTCGCGCCGGCGCGCGAAACCCTGGCGCGCGTTCTCGGCCGCCATCTCGACCAGGCGCTTCTTGTCTCCGCGCTGCGGCACCAGGAAGGCGACTTTCCGTCCACGCCGCTCGCCGAGATACTCGGCGCGCACCTCTGCGTCGGAAATCGCGCTCGGCAGCAGGACCTCGTCGGGGACATCGCGCGGCGTCGCCTGGTAGAACTGCGTCAGCACCGCCTCCAGCACCTCGGCGTCGGGCAGCTCCCAGTCGTCGAAGGCGTAGGCGATCGTGCCGACGAGCGTCCCGTTGCGCACGAAGAGGACCTGCACCTCGATGGCACCGCCTTCGCGGTAGAGCCCGAAGACGTCCTGGTCCCCGCCCCAGTGCTCGAGGACCTGCTGGCGTTCCTGCGTCATCTCGAGCGAGCGGATCTGATCGCGCAGGCGAGCCGCGTCCTCGAAACGCTCGGCGTCGGCCGCAGTTTCCATGCGTTCGCGGAGTGCCCCGGCGACCTCGCGATTGCGTCCCTCGAGCAGGAGCATGGCCTGTCGCAGGTGCTCGCCGTACGCCGCCCGGTCGACCGGCAGCACGCACGGCGCGAGGCAGCGCTTGATGTCGTACTCGATGCAGGGCCGGCTCCGGTTGCGGAACACCGCGTCGCTGCAGGTGCGCAGGGGAAAGACCTTGCGGATGGTGTCGAGCGTCTCGCGGACCGCGGCTGCGTGATGGAACGGGCCGAAGTAGCGGTTGCCGTCCTTCACGATCCGGCGCGTGACGAGGACGCGCGGCCACGGGTCCTGCGTGGTCACCTTCACGCTGACGTAGCTCTTGTCGTCCTTGAGGCGGATGTTGTAACGCGGCCGGTACTGCTTGATGAGCGTGTTCTCGAGGATCAGCGCTTCCTTCTCGTTCGCCGTGACGAGCGTCTCGACGTCGGCGAGCTTGCCGACCAGGAATCGCACCTGGCTGCGCTCGTCGCCGCCGCGCACGTACGTGCGCACGCGGGCACGCAGGTTCACCGCCTTGCCGACGTAGAGCACCTTCCCGTGGGCGTCGCGCAGCAGATAGACCCCGGGGGTCGTCGGGATCGTCGCCAGCCGCGCCTCGAGATCGACCTCGGCCATCCGGTGGGTCCTCTATATCATCCGGCGGCGGGCGGGAGCGCGAGGGTGCGGGCGGACGTCGGACGAGTCAAGCCTCGGCTCGCAGGCCCACGGCGCGGCGCTCGAGCCCCTGGATCTCGTCGCGCAACGCCGCCGCGCGCTCGAACTCGAGCTGCTTGGCCGCCTGCCGCATCTGCTCGCGCAGGCCCTTGACGCGCGCTGCCACCGCGGCGGCATCGAGCGGTGCGCCGTCCGGACGCTCCTCGTCGACGTCGACCTCGACATAGTCGCCCTCGCACGCGGCCACGAGCGGCTCCGCGATCGCCTTGCGGATCGTCTGCGGCGTGATGCCGTGCTCGCGGTTGTAGCTCGCCTGCACCCCCCGGCGCCGCTCCGTCTCGTCGAGCGCCCTGCGCATGGAGTCGGTGACGGTGTCGGCGTACATCACGACGCGGCCCCCGGCGTTGCGTGCGGCGCGTCCGATCGTCTGGATGAGCGAACGCTCGGAGCGCAGGTAGCCTTCCTTGTCCGCGTCGAGGATGCCGACGAGCGACACCTCCGGCAGGTCGAGCCCCTCGCGCAGGAGGTTGATGCCGACCAGCACGTCGAAGACTCCCCGGCGCAGGTCGCGGATGATCTCGGTGCGCTCGATCGTGTCGACGTCGGAGTGGATGTAGCGGACCTTGATGCCGACGTCCTGGAGGTAGTCCGTCAGGTCCTCCGCCATCTTCTTGGTGAGCGTGGTGACGAGCACGCGGTCGCCCTGGCCCACCCGCTCGCGGATCTCCCCCAGGAGATCGTCGACCTGGTGGCGAGCGGGGCGGACGAGGATCTCGGGATCCATGAGCCCCGTCGGGCGGATCAGCTGCTCCACCACCTGGCCGCGCGCCTGCCCCACCTCCCAGTTCCCGGGCGTCGCCGAGACGTAGATGGTGTGCGGCATGCGGCGCTGGAACTCCTCGAAATTGAGCGGCCGGTTGTCCAGCGCCGACGGCAGCCGGAAGCCGAACTCAACCAGCGTCTCCTTGCGCGAACGGTCGCCGCGGTACATGGCGCCGATCTGCGGCACCGTCACGTGGCTCTCGTCGATGACGAGCAGCCAGTCGTCCGGAAAGTAGTCGAGGAGCGTGTACGGCGGCTCACCCGGCGCACGGCCGTCCAAGTGGCGCGAGTAGTTCTCGATGCCCGGGCAGAAGCCCATCTCGGCCAGCAGCTCGAGGTCGTACTGCGTGCGCTGCTCGAGCCGCTGCGCCTCGAGCAGCTTGCGCGTGTCGTTCAGCTCGACCAGGCGCTCCTTCAGCTCGACCCGGATCCCGTCGACGGCGCGCTTGAGCGTCGGTTCGGTCGCCACGTAGTGGCTGGCGGGATACACCTGTACCTGCTCGATCCGTCGCAGCACCGTGCCGCGGAGCGGATCGACCTCGGCCAACGTTTCGATCGTGTCGCCGAAGAGCTCGACGCGGATGGCCCGCGCCTCCTCGTAGGCCGGATAGATCTCCACGACGTCGCCACGCACGCGGAAGGTGCCACGCGAGAAGTCGTAGTCGTTGCGGACGTACTGCATGTCGACGAGCTTGCGCAGGAGCGCGTCGCGCTCGATGGTCTCGCCTCGCTCGAGCATGATCAACATGTCGAAGTACGAGTCCGGCGAGCCGAGGCCGTAGATGCACGACACGCTCGCCACCACGATCACGTCCGTGCGCTCGAGGAGGGCCTTGGTCGCGGCGTGGCGCAGCTTGTCGATCTCGTCGTTGATCGACGAATCCTTCTCGATGTACGTGTCGGTCGAGGGAACGTACGCCTCGGGCTGGTAGTAGTCGTAGTAGCTGACGAAATACCGCACGGCGTTGTCGGGGAAGAAGGTCCGGAACTCGTGGTAGAGCTGCGCCGCCAGCGTCTTGTTGGGGGCGATGACCAGCGTCGGCTTCCCGACGTTCGCGATGACGTTCGAAACCGTGAACGTCTTCCCGCTGCCGGTGACGCCGAGCAACACCTGGTGTGCCTGGCCGCCGCGCACGCCGTCGGTCAGCGTCGCGATGGCCTGGGGCTGATCGCCCGCCGGCTGGAAGTCGGCACGCAGCCGGAAGGCGACGTCGCGACGCATCGGTCGGGCGATGATACCAGTCGGGGCACTTCGCACAACGCGTCTCGTTGCACTCCCGTACCCGGTATGGTTCACCTGCGACACACGCGCTTCGTCGTTTCCACCAGGAGGAGAACGTCCATGCGTCAACTGCTGCTCGGTCTCGCCGTCGCTCTCGGGCTCACGGTCACGCTCGGTGCCACCGCCGCACGCGCCGAGGACCAGACGATGAGCTTCACGATCGTGAACGTCGAGTACGAAGGGTCCAAGATCTGGGTCCCCGGCACGCTCGTCGTGAAGAAGGGGACGCTCGTCAAGCTGAAGCTCGTGAACAACGTCCCGTCCGACCCGAACCAGCACGGGTTCGCGATCGCCGCCTACAACATCGCCGAGGTGGTGA belongs to Candidatus Eisenbacteria bacterium and includes:
- a CDS encoding HAD hydrolase-like protein codes for the protein MTRPRRLRYEHVAIDLDGTLIDSRADLAGATNHVLESFGFAPIAPESVYALVGEGARRLVSRALGESHAGLVDEGVARFLAYYADHLLDRTRLYPGVPEALSALAASGAALSVLTNKPVAMSRTILSGLGVATMFCDVIGGDSLPSRKPDPAGLDYLRGLTGTSCERTLLVGDSTVDLATAVAGGTAFCGVGWGLVPAALRAANPERIVDDPRELVDVVIGSVA
- a CDS encoding response regulator transcription factor, producing MSMPHRKQRVVIVDDHTLFREGLKTILATEDDIEVVADLDSAEDIVELVWQTRPDLLLLDIRMPHGSGLDAIPAVLKINPNTQVLVLTASDEKEEHVRAFRLGAKGVILKDSARQTLMQAIRTVCRGEMWMDPRMSSALVDELSHLGGDGDVTSLRHENGLTERELEIVRLVASGYKNKEVGTSLSISERTVKTHLTNIFQKLGVRDRVGLVMYALKHGLTGAAAS
- the erpA gene encoding iron-sulfur cluster insertion protein ErpA, giving the protein MAEPVVTLTAPAAEMVKKIRVKEGLSDAHALRVAVVGGGCSGFSYQLDFDDQTQEGDEVVAYDGFEVRVDPTSAQYLRGIQIDYVSSLSGGGFKFVNPNAKQTCGCGSSFSA
- a CDS encoding cupredoxin domain-containing protein, which gives rise to MRQLLLGLAVALGLTVTLGATAARAEDQTMSFTIVNVEYEGSKIWVPGTLVVKKGTLVKLKLVNNVPSDPNQHGFAIAAYNIAEVVNRGEPKSIEFKADKEGIFPIICQLHPAHVGGELVVLP
- a CDS encoding DNA internalization-related competence protein ComEC/Rec2, which codes for MGVRAAVEWVAAGIVAGELLANTGAAAPALVACAAGCALALRYRPSRALVAPVAGLAGMAAGWAIVALALGRPLAPGDVAHLPLPVRARLVGRVATVPAARQGRTVVIVVAESVDRGGGPQPTSGRIRLTIRGAAPDLARGERIAVWTTLRRPRNFGNPGCFDFLGHLARRGIRSTASVWDGAEVVRLARPTPGFVHAIDAWRASVAAALGHVQRLDVRAVLTALVLGDEGSIDDRLRLAFTRAGVVHVLSVSGLHVGIVAGTATLAIAWLLGRSERLLLATDVRKAALVASVVPTVLYGALAGFETATLRSVVMTCAVVSAAVLGRDARPLRALALATIAVALEWPGAPLEISFQLSFASVLALVLWAGRAHGSAGGRSWTARLRVAAGASFAAWVATAPLTALHFHQVSLAAVVANPLVVPLFGGVVLVPALVAALAAPLVPSVAAWLFQVAAMPTALGVDLVERIGGFPMAAVATPIPTAVEVVACYALVATLWLEAGRRRGVLVVVALVLLGDIAWWVHERSAPGRLRVTFLDVGQGDAAVVELPDGRVLVVDGGGFPGSDFDTGSAVVEPFLRTRKIASVDAVVMTHAHPDHASGLARVVSSFEVGELWWNGAADRGSAWRALAEACAVSGVPERALRAGDTVPRFPDVDVVHPPAGWIAPSLNDGSLVLRVRYGDVAVLLTGDVEAAAEERLLRGGPAIAAAVVKVPHHGSATSSGDDFVSAVAPRIAVVSVGSDNRYGHPSSDVVARYRRAGARVLRTDRCGAVTIETNGRDMEVTTFRPACETPH
- a CDS encoding histidine kinase, which encodes MHTVDPARHRGAHKGAPLEAFSRTEKIIAFCRVLLALATTAIVIVDPKQPSFAPDVAVVVLVAYLLYSVVLFVLVRGEHVRQERVGAFSAAADIVWVSFITIFTERGASPFFMLHVFLISSVSVRWGLAATVRVTVLLAALYPAVMWFAGHILGSDDLVLHRAHLVRPVYLLVIGYLIGYLGEHERRSKRKLGLLLDLTSVVRRTPPTGRTLTQLMRRVLRFFDAQQTILVLRDPESGRYFTWSVTRRSGHVRVGLRITEDDPYALPFAAESEGFVANDLRPGRRSALCYDVITSGITRRAIPADVPLPGDGAQALLVAPVLIQRTLRGRAVVARETRRKFTRDDLEFLLVLVGQAAAGFETVRLQTKAEEVAVLEERARIARDLHDGFIQALAGIDLRVEACKLHLQRDPSRVPRELEELHQAVDRGYREVRHYLTVLRTASRQADDFGTTLDRLAAEFSIRERLRVYLSRPPADPGLPTSTAYELTQIVREALHNAVRHGRATQAIVKLAARPSHVYLVVRDNGQGFNGNGSVDPDGFLAPAASPWSIRERAAALGGSLRVWTRPNEGAEISLMIPVSQGGSR
- the uvrC gene encoding excinuclease ABC subunit UvrC, which gives rise to MAEVDLEARLATIPTTPGVYLLRDAHGKVLYVGKAVNLRARVRTYVRGGDERSQVRFLVGKLADVETLVTANEKEALILENTLIKQYRPRYNIRLKDDKSYVSVKVTTQDPWPRVLVTRRIVKDGNRYFGPFHHAAAVRETLDTIRKVFPLRTCSDAVFRNRSRPCIEYDIKRCLAPCVLPVDRAAYGEHLRQAMLLLEGRNREVAGALRERMETAADAERFEDAARLRDQIRSLEMTQERQQVLEHWGGDQDVFGLYREGGAIEVQVLFVRNGTLVGTIAYAFDDWELPDAEVLEAVLTQFYQATPRDVPDEVLLPSAISDAEVRAEYLGERRGRKVAFLVPQRGDKKRLVEMAAENARQGFARRREAAAEGARQVAELQTRLHLRKPPRRIECIDIATFQGGESVGAIVAFVDGQPWKDGYRRFRIRSVVGTDDFASMAEVLRRRFREGEKREPLPDLLVIDGGPGQLGAARAVLEEVGLGQLPVIGLAKERVERDPTAREVARRPERVFLPGRKNPVILRTNSTALFLLQRARDEAHRFANTYHRRLRDRARLRSPLDAVPGVGPSRRRALLRHFGSVRRIREATLEELTAFTGITAEIAGRIKEALAE
- the uvrB gene encoding excinuclease ABC subunit UvrB; the protein is MRRDVAFRLRADFQPAGDQPQAIATLTDGVRGGQAHQVLLGVTGSGKTFTVSNVIANVGKPTLVIAPNKTLAAQLYHEFRTFFPDNAVRYFVSYYDYYQPEAYVPSTDTYIEKDSSINDEIDKLRHAATKALLERTDVIVVASVSCIYGLGSPDSYFDMLIMLERGETIERDALLRKLVDMQYVRNDYDFSRGTFRVRGDVVEIYPAYEEARAIRVELFGDTIETLAEVDPLRGTVLRRIEQVQVYPASHYVATEPTLKRAVDGIRVELKERLVELNDTRKLLEAQRLEQRTQYDLELLAEMGFCPGIENYSRHLDGRAPGEPPYTLLDYFPDDWLLVIDESHVTVPQIGAMYRGDRSRKETLVEFGFRLPSALDNRPLNFEEFQRRMPHTIYVSATPGNWEVGQARGQVVEQLIRPTGLMDPEILVRPARHQVDDLLGEIRERVGQGDRVLVTTLTKKMAEDLTDYLQDVGIKVRYIHSDVDTIERTEIIRDLRRGVFDVLVGINLLREGLDLPEVSLVGILDADKEGYLRSERSLIQTIGRAARNAGGRVVMYADTVTDSMRRALDETERRRGVQASYNREHGITPQTIRKAIAEPLVAACEGDYVEVDVDEERPDGAPLDAAAVAARVKGLREQMRQAAKQLEFERAAALRDEIQGLERRAVGLRAEA